The DNA region TGTTAAACAGACGTTTCTCTTAGATAAGGATGAGCCTCTTTATGGGTTGGGCATTCTCCAGAATGGAAAGATGTCGCAACGCAATCAGACTAAACGTCTTGTGCAGGGCAATGTGGAAGATGTGGTTCCATTTGTGCAGTCAGTGAAAGGATACGGCCTTTTCTGGGATAACTATTCACCAACCAATTTTGCCGATAAACCGGAAGGGACCTCTTTTCAGTCCGAAGTGGGAGATTGCATCGATTATTACTTCATGTATGGCGGAGATGCCGACGGCGTAGTTGCAAAGATGCGTGCATTGACCGGACAGGTTCCTATGTTCCCCCTCTGGACTTACGGTTATTTCCAAAGCAAGGAACGTTATAAGAGCCAGGAAGAAACGGTGGGAGTGGTACGGAAATACCGTGAACTGGGTGTGCCTCTTGATGGAATCATTCAGGATTGGCAATACTGGGGACACAACTATTTGTGGAATGCGATGGACTTTAAGAACCCTTCGTTCAGCAATCCTAAAGAGATGATTGATGATGTGCATGGAATGAATGCTCACATGCTGATTTCTATCTGGTCTTCGTTTGGGCCGATGACCAAGCCTTACAGGGAACTGGACAAGAATGGCATGCTGTTTAACTTCTCTACATGGCCTCAATCGGGACTGGAGACTTGGCCGCCCGATATGGAATATCCTTCCGGAGTACGCGTATACGATGCCTATAATCCGAAAGCCCGTGATATCTATTGGAAATACCTGAATGAAGGTATCTTCAAGTTGGGCATGGACGGCTGGTGGATGGATTCTACAGAACCCGACCACTTCGATTGGAAGCCGGAGGACTTTGATACGAAAACTTATCTGGGTTCGTTCCGCAAGGTGCGTAATGCTTATCCGTTGTTGACGGTGGGTGGCGTGTATGATAATCAGCGTGCTGTAACTTCCGATAAACGCGTCTTTATTCTTACACGTTCCGTTTTTGCCGGACAGCAGCGTTACGGAGCCAATGTATGGTCAGGAGATATCGGATCTTCCTGGGAATCACTGCGTAATCAGATTCCGGCGGGATTGAACTTTACCCTTACCGGAAATCCTAATTTCAATACTGATATAGGTGGTTTCTTTGCCGGACATTATAACAAGAGTTGGAATGACGGAAGTGCACCTAAGAATCCAATGTTTCAGGAATTGTATGTACGCTGGCTACAATTCGGGACATTTACTCCAATGATGCGTTCGCATGGAGCTGATACGCCGAGAGAAATTTATCAATTTGGGAAAAAAGGCGAACCTGTATATGATGCTATTGAAAAGATGATTAATCTGCGTTATTCATTGTTGCCTTATATCTATTCCACTTCATGGGAAGTGACTGAACACCAATCAAGCTTTATGCGTGCTTTGGTAATGGATTTTGCCGGTGATAAGAATGTATGGGATATAAAAGACCAGTATATGTTTGGTAAATCCATTCTTGTAGCGCCGGTGGTCAATGCGCAGTACACTCAGGAAAAGGTGGTGAAGGTAAATGAGCATGATGGCTGGAATAGAAATAACGCTCAGAAGTTTGGGGATAAGGCTCCGGTAGACTTTATGCAGGCTAAGTCCGCAAAGGTATATTTGCCGGCAGGTGCTACCTGGTATGATTTCTGGACGAATGAAAAGTATGACGGCGGACAAGAAATAGAAAAGGAAACGACTATTGATGTCATTCCTTTGTATGTCAAGGCGGGTAGTATTATTCCAATGGGACCTAAAGTGCAGTATGCGACGGAGAAACCGTGGGATAATCTTGAATTGAGAGTATATGCCGGTGCCAATGGTTCCTTTGTTCTGTATGAAGATGAATTTGATAATTATAATTATGAGCAGGGAGCATATACAGAGATTCCTGTCGTATGGAATAATGCATCACGTCAGTTGACTATAGGGGCTCGAAAAGGTGCATACAAGGGAATGTTAAATAATAGAAAGTTCACAATCGTACTTCAAGACGGAACTCGGAAAGTTGTTGACTACAAAGGGAAAAGAGTTAGTGTGAAATTCTAGTGCTATTTGGAAATATAGATTTTAAAGACTAAGAGTATCATGAAAAAGATGATGTTAGCATGGTTGACTGTTGCTTCATTACTGATGGGGTGTACCGGTTCGGAGACGTCGGTGAAGGGGATGTATCGTAATCCTGTAATTTATGCTGATGTACCGGATATGTCCGTTACGCGTGCAGGAGAGTACTATTATATGATAAGTACCACCATGCATTTGATGCCCGGCGGACCTGTTATGAGGTCAAAAGACTTGGTGAATTGGGAAACAGTGAGCTATGTCTTTGATAAGCTGACTGATAACTCAAAGTATGATTTGATTGGTGGAACTGTTTATGGACGCGGACAATGGGCATCTTCTATACGCTATCATAATGGGAAATTCTATGTATTGTTCTCACCAAACGATGTGCCCTATCGGTCGTATATATTCACGGCGGAAGATCCGGCAGGGAAGTGGGAACTATTGTCAAGAACACAGCATTTTCATGATGCCTCTTTGTTTTTTGATGATGACGGCCGAGTATATGTATTCTATGGAACCGGTGAGCTGAAGGAGTTAAAGAGTGACTTGTCGGATGTGAAACCCGATGGAGTCAGTATGAAGATTTTTGAACGGGATGCTGATGAACAGGGCTTGCTGGAAGGAAGCCAGGTTGTGAAACATAACGGAAAGTATTATTTGCTGATGATTTCCATGGATTGGAGTATCCCCGGTCGGGTACGCAGGGAAGTATGTTATCGTGCAGACAAGATAACAGGTCCTTATGAGAAGAAGGTTATCCTGGAGCATGATTTTGATGGTTATGGAGGAGTAGGTCAAGGTTGTATTATTGACTCGGAAGAAGGAGACTGGTATGGGGTTATTTTTCAAGACCGCGGAGGAATAGGCCGTGTACCTACTCTTATGCCCTGCCGTTGGGTAGACGGATGGCCGATGCTGGGAGATGAAAATGGACATGTGCCTTTGACGATGGAAAAAGAGATATATCCGACTAAAAATACCAAAGGAATACTTGGAAGTGATGATTTCAATGGAGAGAAACTTTCACTCTATTGGCAATGGAATCACAATCCGGTGGATGATAAGTGGTCGCTCACAGAACGGCCGGGATATTTACGTTTAGAAACCAGTCGGGTAGTTGATAATCTGTATCTTGCTCCGAATACAATTACGCAGCGTATGGAAGGACCGAAATGTAAGGCTACTGTCTCGCTTGATATTTCGAATATGAAGGATGGCGATGTGGCAGGTTTTAGTGCATTCAATGGACATTCCGGACTTTTGTCTGTGGTGAAGGAGGGAGATGCAAAACGACTTGTGATGTCTACCAATGTAGTCAACTTTGATAATACTCCTAATAAAGCTATCGCAAGTGTGGATGTAGAGGAAAAGGAACAGGTAGAACTTAATCAGAATATCATTTATTTGCGTATAGAAGGTGATTTTACTCCGAAGCGGGATATTGCTACTTTCTATTACAGCCTGGACAATAAGGAATGGAAGAAGATTGGAACGGATTTCAAAATGCGTTTTGATTATACAAAACTGTTTATGGGAAATAAGTTTGCCATCTTTAACTATGCAACAAAATCGTTGGGAGGTTATGTCGACGTTGATTACTTTGACTACGAGAGGGCCAATGATAGGGTGACTATTAATAAATAATATCTTGATATTCATGAAACACTACTTTTTAGTTATAGCAGCATTATTGATTTGCAGTGCAATAAAAGCAGAAGAGAAAGAAATTACAAGTCCCGATGGGAAAATATTGGTAACCATCTCTGATAAAAATGGGCAACCTTCGTATAGCATCAGCTATAATGGTATTCCTTTCATTAACCCTTCTCCTTTGGGGCTTATTACTAATGTCGGTGATTTTTCCCGTGAAATGTCTTTGGGACAGAATGTCCGTTCAAACAAGATTGACGAGACCTATACATTGCCTAATATAAAGCAGAGCAATGTGCATTATGTGGCAACAGAAGCTGTATGCCAGTTTAGTCAACAAGGTAAGGCTATTTATGATGTCATATTTCGTGTAAGTGACCGGGATGTAGCTTTCAGATATAAAATGTATCCTCAAAAGAATACTTTGTCCTGCGTTGTGAAAGAGGAGGTGACCGGCTTTG from Bacteroides sp. MSB163 includes:
- a CDS encoding TIM-barrel domain-containing protein, encoding MKPIKSVLILMALCCCIPLAGQDYQQIPEGIKATVNSVDVELQFYTPSIVRILKSPNGWKYTKESLSVIETPQKVKTAVTQEGNIVRLKSSEMGVTLNLESGIVSFFTAKGEPLLNEKGKPEFIDFNDAGTKTFTVKQTFLLDKDEPLYGLGILQNGKMSQRNQTKRLVQGNVEDVVPFVQSVKGYGLFWDNYSPTNFADKPEGTSFQSEVGDCIDYYFMYGGDADGVVAKMRALTGQVPMFPLWTYGYFQSKERYKSQEETVGVVRKYRELGVPLDGIIQDWQYWGHNYLWNAMDFKNPSFSNPKEMIDDVHGMNAHMLISIWSSFGPMTKPYRELDKNGMLFNFSTWPQSGLETWPPDMEYPSGVRVYDAYNPKARDIYWKYLNEGIFKLGMDGWWMDSTEPDHFDWKPEDFDTKTYLGSFRKVRNAYPLLTVGGVYDNQRAVTSDKRVFILTRSVFAGQQRYGANVWSGDIGSSWESLRNQIPAGLNFTLTGNPNFNTDIGGFFAGHYNKSWNDGSAPKNPMFQELYVRWLQFGTFTPMMRSHGADTPREIYQFGKKGEPVYDAIEKMINLRYSLLPYIYSTSWEVTEHQSSFMRALVMDFAGDKNVWDIKDQYMFGKSILVAPVVNAQYTQEKVVKVNEHDGWNRNNAQKFGDKAPVDFMQAKSAKVYLPAGATWYDFWTNEKYDGGQEIEKETTIDVIPLYVKAGSIIPMGPKVQYATEKPWDNLELRVYAGANGSFVLYEDEFDNYNYEQGAYTEIPVVWNNASRQLTIGARKGAYKGMLNNRKFTIVLQDGTRKVVDYKGKRVSVKF
- a CDS encoding glycoside hydrolase 43 family protein — its product is MKKMMLAWLTVASLLMGCTGSETSVKGMYRNPVIYADVPDMSVTRAGEYYYMISTTMHLMPGGPVMRSKDLVNWETVSYVFDKLTDNSKYDLIGGTVYGRGQWASSIRYHNGKFYVLFSPNDVPYRSYIFTAEDPAGKWELLSRTQHFHDASLFFDDDGRVYVFYGTGELKELKSDLSDVKPDGVSMKIFERDADEQGLLEGSQVVKHNGKYYLLMISMDWSIPGRVRREVCYRADKITGPYEKKVILEHDFDGYGGVGQGCIIDSEEGDWYGVIFQDRGGIGRVPTLMPCRWVDGWPMLGDENGHVPLTMEKEIYPTKNTKGILGSDDFNGEKLSLYWQWNHNPVDDKWSLTERPGYLRLETSRVVDNLYLAPNTITQRMEGPKCKATVSLDISNMKDGDVAGFSAFNGHSGLLSVVKEGDAKRLVMSTNVVNFDNTPNKAIASVDVEEKEQVELNQNIIYLRIEGDFTPKRDIATFYYSLDNKEWKKIGTDFKMRFDYTKLFMGNKFAIFNYATKSLGGYVDVDYFDYERANDRVTINK